The following DNA comes from Miscanthus floridulus cultivar M001 chromosome 5, ASM1932011v1, whole genome shotgun sequence.
cctaggaaccaatatgagctcaatcgataaagtaaaagtggttctatatgcttcagctatcggaagcttgcaacattctcaagtatgtacgcgccctgacttggcatttgttaccgggttttacttggcagaatccagagcaattctggaatagaacactgaaattagtaaagaaagtcttgcattatttgcaaggaacgaaaggcctcatgatgacatatagaagatctgattcactccacatggtgggatattcagattctgattatgcgagagtgaatgcatatccagacgtggattttctatcatctcgcaaaggggagctatttcatggaaaagctcaaagcaaactgtcactacgtcgtccacaatgtatgacagtttgtagcgtgttatgaggcaacgggcaggtgaactaactaacgaagttcatacccgatttgaaggtggttgacgacatctatagaccacttaaagttatactgcgattataatctggtagtacagtatgctcacaacataagtcaagtggtgctgccaaacacattgacatagagtattatgttgtgaaagataaagtccgggatcaagtcataagtcttgagcatataagtacagagaagatgctcgcggatccgcttacaaaaggcttactacccaacatgttcagaggacatggtgttcagagaacatgtagctagcatgggattaagggaaagcctataaaattcctggacaaaagaatgcccaaagataagtatctatttcagaacagagtagtgagttgtagctgttaagtctatcggcaatggaccgtgacgatgagacatgctctatgagctaatctgtaatggaatgaacaaaaataaatgatatgaaagtgaaagatggattgagatcaagggggagaatgttagttgatctccaccggcCTATTGGAcccttgtctctgctccctgatcgggggagcccaaccctaatacggttggtgggcccctgtcgcacagcataTATAAAAGGTAAGGTGGGGATCAGGACTCGTTGAACTAGGTTCGtcgtgagccgccacacccacctacagtaaccataatccgatctaaaggccgtgctgccagcgacgggatgtgccccaccaACCTCACCGCCGTCGCACCTCTGCAGGGCCACCACCggaccaaggcagtaccactacGGTCACCACAGCGTCACTGTATCTTCACCGGGCCACTGGTGATCGTCTCCACGGCGCTGGACGCCTATTGCACCGACGGCATCGGCGTCTACGCTTACCGATGCGCTGAACAGAGAAGGTGAGGAGCCTTCCCACTTCTACGGGTTACACAGAGGTACGAATCTACGTTCCTAACAGAGGCCTCACCCGATAGTGGTCAGCGCTCTGACGATGATCTGTGCTGTTGCGCCTAGTTGGAAGATCATACCCACACCTGATATTATTGACAAAGTCTGCAAAGATCCAGAGATGAGAAAACAGgtgaagagagaaaaaaaacttagATTTACGCAAAATAGAAAGTGAAGACATCATGAACTGCCCATTGATTAGTAATCTGCATCTGTATAGGTTACATAATTATATAATTGATTTTATGTACAGGTTCGTTCCAATCCATATATATACAGAGGAAAGCTCCCCCTGAAAACTTGTCATGAGCTCCTGATGGTCAGCCTAGACATTGAGAAGAACTTGAATCAGGTCATTCCCCTTTTCCATCTTTTTGGTTAGGAAACTACTCTGCTGTTCCAAAGCATGGTTAACATTTTCAGTTTTTAGGTGACGATGCCATTCCTGGTCCTGCACGGTGGAGACGACATCGTGACCGATCCTTCAGTCAGCAAGCTGCTATTCGAGAAAGCATCGAGCAAGGACAAAACCTTCAAGCTCTACCCTGGGATGTGGCATGCGCTGACAGCTGAACTCCCTGACGACGTTGAGCGTGTGTACTTAGAGGAAAGGGCGATTTGTACAGCTAGTGTTTCTAGTGCCACGTCACGTGTCTAAAAGATGCTAAATATCTCAACTATTCTCGATCAATACATAGATCTGCCGATCTCCTGCCgttccgagagagagagagagatgctaAATATGTCATGGCAGATACGTATGCCGTGTAAAGCGATGGTGGCAGCTTCCCATACAGGAGAAAATAAAATTGACCTGTGCAATAATGATAAGATGTTTGAGTTTTGATTGATTCCTGTAAGGTGTTCGCAAGACCAATATTTTCTGCGAAGGTGGTACGAGGAGAAAGTCATACTACGTTTCCTTAGTGTTGAAGACTGAATTTTCTCTGACATTTGGAGACCAATCCTGGTCGAAATCTTGTGCTGACTAATAATTGTCTTCAGACAGGTGCAGTATATATATGCTGCAGCACCTCTTGTGCTGTTGTGCACATTGATCGCCTGGATCTAATCATACGGCATTCAGAAACATATTTCACATGGTATATTCAGAAACAATCTGCTCTTGTTTCTTCATGTTTCTTTTGCCTCCTTGACTCTCAGCAGTTGGTTTTCTGATTTCTGCAGGCTCAGTACAGAGATAATATCAAGTATGAAGAGGTTAGTCCTACTGCAATTCTCTTGAGCAGTTCAATTTCTGACCTGGATTCTTTCTTTTGATTCTATCGGTGTAGCAGTATTTGCTAACATATTTCTGCACAATTGGGGCAGGACTTCTTTGTGAATTCACGAGGGAACAGGCTCTTCACCTGCAGTTGGACGCCGAGGAAATCGGAGAGCAGAGCTCTGATCTTTATCTGCCACGGTACTGACATCTCCTCCTCCTTACAATCATTCACTTTGCCACTTGGTTATGCTTTGATTGAAACTAAAGAGTAAAACTTCTTTTGTGTTTGTGGCTCAATTTTGCTAGGGTACGGAGGTGAGTGCAGCATATCCATGGGAGGTAAACCTTCAGTTTCACTTTCATGCTCTTTTCATCAATGAAAACCATGAACTCTTGACATGGATGTATACTCACAAACTTCCATAAAATACAGACACGGCTGCTCGATTAGTACACCGTGGATACGCTGTTCACGGAATCGACCACGAGGGCCATGGCAAATCTTCAGGCTCGAAAGGCTACATATCGAGCTTCAGCGACGTCGTCGGAGACTGCTCTGACCATTTCAAGAGTGTCAGTGGTGAGAATGAAGCTGTGAATTCCAGTAGTTATTATGTATGCAAATCATAGCTCGCCATGGGATCTCCATTATTTATGTGTTAACATGCCCATTGAATTTCCAGAGAAACAGGAGAACAGGCTAAAGAAGAGGTTCCTCTACGGCTTCTCCATGGGAGGAGCCGTGGTGCTTCAGCTCCATAGGAAGGACCCTCTCTATTGGGACGGTGCCGTGTTGCTTGCCCCTTTTTGCAAGGTCTTTTAACTCATTTGAATGGCCTAAGTCTAAAGTCTCCTGCCTCGAATTTTCCCCCTCTGACTATAGTCTAAAGACTGTTGCTTTTGTTTCACATGATATCAGATGTTCGATAACATGCGTCCTCACCCGATCATCGTCAGCGCACTGAAGATGATCAGCACCGTTGCTCCCAGCTGGAGAGTCATCCCTGCCACAGACATGATTGACAAAGTCTGCAAAGATCCCCAGTTCAAGAAAGAGGTAACCAAGAACAAACATACACTTTCatcaaaaaaaaagaacaaacatACAAGAATAATCTGACACTTTAGAATGTGAAATTCGTGCTCTTCTTTATGGCACTTTCTTTTCTCCACAGGACCACAACGAAAAGCATGCGGCAAGCATACGCTTTTGAGATGTTGAACACACATTCAATAATGCTCTTCCGTGCCTGAATTCGTGTGCAGATCCGTTCCAACCCGTACATGTACAAAGGAAACCTCGCACTGCAAACAGGCCGCGAACTCCTCTCCGTCGGCCTAGACATCGAGAAGAACCTGCACGAGGTGAGTTTTTCGCCATCA
Coding sequences within:
- the LOC136455314 gene encoding caffeoylshikimate esterase-like, which produces MCPTNLTAVAPLQGHHRTKAVPLRSPQRHCIFTGPLVIVSTALDAYCTDGIGVYAYRCAEQRSWKIIPTPDIIDKVCKDPEMRKQVRSNPYIYRGKLPLKTCHELLMVSLDIEKNLNQVTMPFLVLHGGDDIVTDPSVSKLLFEKASSKDKTFKLYPGMWHALTAELPDDVERVYLEERAICTASVSSATSRV
- the LOC136453513 gene encoding caffeoylshikimate esterase-like, which encodes MAQYRDNIKYEEDFFVNSRGNRLFTCSWTPRKSESRALIFICHGYGGECSISMGDTAARLVHRGYAVHGIDHEGHGKSSGSKGYISSFSDVVGDCSDHFKSVSEKQENRLKKRFLYGFSMGGAVVLQLHRKDPLYWDGAVLLAPFCKMFDNMRPHPIIVSALKMISTVAPSWRVIPATDMIDKVCKDPQFKKEIRSNPYMYKGNLALQTGRELLSVGLDIEKNLHEVSLPFLVLHGTDDVVADPSGSKLLHERASSRDKTLKLYPGMWHVLMGERPEDVERIFADVISWLDDRVGATATVPGGTTNPL